The following nucleotide sequence is from Pandoraea thiooxydans.
GGCAGGCGTGAGCGCGCGCATGCGCGTGGCCAACCAGCGGAATGCGCGGTAGGCGCGCGGATGGGCGAACGCGCCGCTCCAGAAGCGCCACGCCAGATCTTGCGTGACCCGGTAATTCGCGCCCTGGCCGCGCAGCGGATGCGCGACGCGCTCATCGGGGCTGCGATTGGCTTCGGTACGCAGCCGGATCAATAGTTGCGGGATCGGAATGCGCACCGGGCAGACTTCGCCGCAGGCGCCGCACAGCGTCGATGCGCTCGGCAGGTCGGCGGTCGCGTCGAGTCCGAGCAGATGCGGCGAGATGATCTTGCCGATCGGCCCCGGATAGGTCGTGCCGTAGGCGTGGCCGCCGATGCGCGTGTAGACCGGGCAGTGGTTCATGCATGCGCCGCAGCGAATGCACTGCAGGGTCGCGCGCAACTGTTCGTCGGCGTAGGCCTGCGTGCGGCCGTTGTCGAGCAGCACGAGGTGCACGTTGCGCGGGCCATCGCGCTCCCCGGCGCGCCGCGGGCCGCTGATCAGATTGAAGTAGGTGGTGATGGCTTGCCCGGTGGCCGAGCGTGTCAGCAGGCTCGATAGCGGTACGATGTGTTCGAGCTTCGCGACCACTTTCTCGATGCCCATGATGGCGATGTGAGTGTCGGGCACGGTGGTCGAAAGGCGTCCGTTGCCTTCGTTCTCGACCAGCCACAGCGTGCCGGTATCGGCTGCCGCGAAATTCACGCCCGACAGGCCGATGTCCGCCTCGACGAACGCGCTGCGCAGCGCGCGCCGGCCGGTCTGGATCAGCTCGTCGACGTCCTCCGTGTAGTGCGTGTCGGGAATGCGCTGCTCGAACAGTTGAGCGATGTCGCCACGCGTCTTGTGGATTGCCGGCATCACGATATGCGAGGGCTTCTCGCCGGCCAACTGGACGATATATTCGCCCATGTCGGACTCGATGCACGCGATATTGTGTTCGGCGAGGTAATGATTGAGTTCGATTTCCTCGCTGGCCATCGACTTGCCTTTGATTATGCGTTGCGCGCTCGCCGCCCGCGCGATACCCAGCACGACCTCGTTGGCTTCGTCGGCGGTTGCGGCCCAGTGCACGTGCACGCCTGCGGCGGTGAGCTTGGCTTCGAGTTGCTCGAGCAGTTCGGGCAGCCGCGCCAGCGCGTGCTGGCGAACCGCCTCGCCCAGATCGCGCAGCCGTTCGAGTTCCTCGCCGTCGGGAAACTGGCTGGCCCGCTTGCCTTGCAGGAAGTCCATGGCGCCGCGAAAGCTGGCGCGCAGCTTCGGGTCGTCGAGCGCGACGCGCGCGCGCTGTTTGAAGTCGCCGGGCGCGACGAAATGTATCGGCTGGGCGCTCATGAGGTGGTTCCTTGCGCGTCGGTGACGATCACGACCCAAAGGCGGCGCGGACCGTGCGCGCCATAGGCGGTGGTTTGCTGAATATCGGACGTTTTCGATGGGCCGGAGACCAGCACCAGATTGCTCGGCATGCCCGCCGGCCATTGCTCGGCGCGCGCAGCCTCGTGCAGATCGGCGTGCAGCGTGTGCGCGTGCACCACGGCGACGTGCAGCGGCGGCACCAGCGATACGGTGCGCGGGGTGCTGGCGTCGGGCGCGATCACGAGCGTGCCGGTGGCCGCAATGCCGGAGCGGGCGACCGTGAAGCCGGCGTCGATGGTGTCGAACAGCTCGCGCTTCCATGCCTCGATCGGCTGCGCGAACGCAACCGCCTCAATGGCGGGCGGCAGCGCTTCGATGAGCGCCGCTGCCTCCGGACGGACGGGATCGAGCAGTAACCGACGCACGCCGGCTGCCGCCAGGCGTTGCGCCAATTGCGCCGGCCATGACGCGGCATCGGCGCACCAGGCCTCGGCGTGCAGCGCGGTCAGTGCGGCCAGCATGGTCTGTGCGGCGGCGAGTGGGTCGGCGTCTGGTGCCGCCCGTCGTCCGTCGTAATGGTGGTCGATTGCCTGGCTGAGTGCCTGCGCGTCGGTCGGGACAGTGCGCGGCGCGGCAGCGCGCAGCCGCGCGAGGATGGCGTCGCGCGCGCTCATTGCGCTGCTCCGAGAGGCGACGTCGCGTCGGCCGTGCGGCGCCAGAGGAATGTCGCGAGATGCTCGACCGGCAGCGGCGCACCCTGTTTGGCTGCCGCATGCCCGATGTTCAGCAGGCATCCGCAATCGGCCGACACGAGCCGGTCGCAGCCGGTGGCGCAGGCCGACGCGACCTTGTCGCGCACCATGGCGCCGGAAATATCGGGGTGCTTCAACGAGAACGTGCCGCCGAAGCCGCAGCATTCCGATTCTCGCTCGTGTTCGATGCGGGTTACGCCAGGCAACCCATCGAGCAGCGCCACTCCGTGCCCGCGCGTACCCATTTCCCGGCGTGCCGCGCACGAGGTGTGCAGCACCACGCGTTCTTCGGGCGAGCCGACATCGTGTGGCAGGGTATCGAACCGGATATGCAGCACGTTGACGAGAAACTCAGCGAGCTCATACACGCGTGAGGCTATCTCGCGCGCCTTCGGGCCATTGACGGGATCGTCGGCGAACAGCGCAGGCCAGTGATGCCGCATCATGCCGGCGCACGAACCCGACGGCACGATCACCGGCCAGGGTTCGGCAAACAGGTCCAGCTGGGCGGCGGCCACGCGCCGCGCCTCGTCCGGATTGCCGCTGCTGTAGGCGGGCTGCCCGCAGCAGCTTTGGCCGCGCGGATAGTGCACCGTCAACTGCTCGCGCTCGAGCAATCGCACAGTGTCCAGGCCTGCCGCAGGGACGAACAGGTCGACCAGGCAAGTCGCGAACAAATAGACGTGTGATGGCACAGCCTTTGGGTAGGCTCTCTCCGACATGTCTGACTCCTCCATAAATTGCGCACGCCCGGCGTGCGAGCCGGCATGTCGGCCCATGATTGCCGGGATCGTTTGCAATTGCAATTTGGTTGGACCAAATTCACGAAGCCCGACCTGCTGCCAGGGCGGTCGTCGCCGGATGGTTGTGCCGTGGGCAGGCGGCACCAAATAAAAGTGCAGAGCCATCGCTGTGCGGGGTGGGTGGTATGCTGCAAGATGTGGCTAAACAGCAAGATTGGTTGGACCAATTGACGCAAAATGCATTTGAGAGGAGGGCGACAGTGACTGGTGTGAGGCGTGTTAACCGGACCGAGTCCGTGATGCGCCGGATCGAGACGGCGCTGCTCGACGGCTCATGGCCGGCCGGCGCGCGCCTGCCGGCGGAGCGCGAACTGGCTCAGCAGTATGGGGTCGCGCGCAACACGATTCGCGAGGCGATTCAGCGGCTCGCCGCTCGAGGCCTGCTGCAGAGCCGGCGGGGCGCGGGGGTGTTCGTGTCGGACGGCCTGCGCACCGGCATTGCCTCGCCGTGGGGGCAGTTGGTGGCCGATCATCCGGTACTGTGCGGCGATATTCTCGAATTCCGCCGCGTGCTAGAGGGGGCGACCGCTTATTTCGCGGCGTTGCGAGCCGATGCCGGTGACCGCGAGCGAATTCTGGCGCAAATGCATGCGCTCGAGTCGGCGCGCACCGCAGGCGACGTGACGGCCGAGGCGGTGGCTGATGCCAGATTTCACGATGCCATCGCGCTTGCCTCCCACAACGCGATGTTTCTGCATCTGCATACCAGCGTCATCGGCCTGCTGCGCGAGCACATCACAACCAACGGCATGGGCGTGCGAGAGGAAGATGTCGGCGCGCCGGATCTGTTGCTGCAACAGCATCGCACCATTTGCGACGAGATCTGCGAGCGGCGCCCGGAAGAGGCCCGGACCGCGATGCAGGCGCATATCGACTTCGTGCGAGGGCATGTGCGGCAGCAGGGCGATCGAGACTGAACCCGGTCACGCGCGGAGCTTGAGCGGGCCTGCTCCCCCGTGTGCTCAAAGCCCACTTGAGGCGCTTGCGGCAGCGGCGCCACGCCTTGCCCGGGGCGAAGCCGCGATGGCGCGCCCAAGCGCGCGGCCGCTCAGCCAGGCTCCTTCCACCTTGCCGCCGTGCAACCAGTCGCCACAAATGCCCAGGCCGAGGTCGGCCTGCCACAACATGCCCGGAGCGGGAGCGGTTTCGATGGCGGGCAGGTTCGCATAACGCCAGCGGTGAACGCGCGCGACAATCGGCGGGGGCGCGCCCAATTCGGTGAAGGCCTGCAGTAATGCGCGCAGCACAGTGTCGGGCGGGTCTTCCTCATGGGCAGCGCTCCATTCGGCAGAGGCGTGCAATACCCAGCAGTGATTGGCGTCGCGGCCGGCCTTGCTGGCATTGCGCGCGACCCAGCGCAACGGGCCGTGATTGACGAAAGCGGCATCGAATGGCAAGGGCGGAGCGCTTTCGTACTGCAGCATGGCGGCCCAGCAGGGCGTCATGGCGAATGCGCCGGCCTCGGCGGCAAGCCCGGGTGCCGCGGCCCGCAGCAGCGCGGCGGCTTGCGGGGCTGGCATGGCAAGCGCCACACCGGCAAATCTCTCCTCGTGCCAGCCACGTTCGGTGCTGTGAATCTGCCACCCTTGGCCGTCGCGCCGTATCGCATCGATGGTTCGCAGGCACTCGAGCGGCAAACGTGTCGCCAGATGACGGGCCGGCGCTGTCATGGCGGGCACGCCGACATAGCGTCGCGGGTGTGACGACGATGCGGCGGGGCGCGGCGGGATGATTGCCAATTGCGGCTGCCATTGCGCCAGTACGCCGGCGGCGAGCCAGCTTTCGATCTGCTGCGTGAATTCGGGGGTGCTGGCCGTGAAATATTGCGCGCCATGATCCCATTGGCCGGAGCCCTCGCGCCGTGTGCTCATGCGCCCGCCGGCGCCGCGGCTTTTGTCGAAAATCCGCACGCCCAGACCCGCAGCATGCAGTTCCGAGGCGCAACTCAGGCCGGCCATGCCGGCGCCGATCACGGCGAAAATAGGTGTCGAAGTCATAAAACCGGAGAGTGTACCGGGTCAAAGGGAAGCGCGAGTCGGGTGACTGCTCTCAATGCGATGCAAGTGTATCGCAAAATGATGAAATCGGATTCATGAATCCGAAAAATGCGAGTCATCCAGTGAAATTCCTTTGGGCTGACTGGCGAGGGATCGCCGGTGATTTGAAATAAATTATATTTATCTTGGGGATAGCTTCTTTTAATCGACTTGAAGTGTGAGTCAAATAATTCGCGTGTACACATTTTGTATCGAATTATCGTTGACATGATGAAACGAAATTGATAGTCTGCGGCCACTCGAGGATTCACAGAATCGGCAATTGCGATGGAACGAACGAAAACGTCGGTGACAGGAAAGACGCACGGTTATCGAAGCGGCAAGGCGGCGCGTCTGGCTGGCATGCCGGTGACGACCCTGCGCATCTGGGAGCGGCGCTATGGCATTGTTGCGCCGCCGACCACAGCGTCGGGCCAGCGCCTGTACTCGGAAGACGATGTCCGGCGTTTGGTGCGGATCAAGGCGCTGGTCGATCGAGGCTATGCGATTGGATCGATCGCCAGGCTCGACGAGCAACAGTTGGCGGAGCTCGAGGCGTCCAACGGCCAGCGCGCCATGCGAGCCCGTGCGGACGACGAGCCGGTGGTGCTCGGCCTGGCGGTGGTGGGTGACGTGTTGCCCGAGCGCCTGGCGGAGTATGCCGGTGAGCTCGGTTTGCAAGGCTTGCAGGTGCGGGCCAGCTATCCATCCATTGGAGATTTCGAGGCGGCTCGTGCCCGAGGTGTGAAGGTCGACGCCCAGATACTGCTGGTCGAGGTGCCCGGCCTGTGGGACGAGACGGTCGAGCAGGTATTGCGGATGACGCACGGCGGCGGATTTCGCGCGGCGGCGGTGATTTACCCGTTCGGCTCGAACGGCGCGGCCGCCTCGCTGCATCTTGCCGGCGTGCGCGTCTATCGTCGCCCTGGTAATCGGACCGAACTGCGGCAATTGCTGAGTGACATGCGCCGCGAGTGCGAACGCGAACGGGCGGTGTCGCTGGGCGGCGAGCGCGTGCGCCGCCGTTTCGACGATCGCCACCTGGTGTCGCTGTCTGGTAGCGCTGCGCCGATTGCGTGCGAGTGCCCGCGCCATATCGTCGATTTGATCCTGCAACTGGATGCTTTCGAGACGTACAGCGACAGCTGTGCGAACGACTCGCCCGCCGATCGGGTTTTGCATCGATTGCTGGGCGACATAGCGAATCACGCGCGGCACGCGTTCGAGAGTGCCTTGGAACAAATCGCCGCCGGACACGGCAAGCCCGTGCCCGGCGGCGCATGAATCAGCGCGGTGCGCGATTTTCGCGCGCCGTGCTCAACCCACCCAGGAGCCCGGTCATGGATCTGATGGTGCAACCCCCTTCCGTCACGGGCGAAGCCTGCGACGGCATACCCTTGTCGCAGCGCATACGTCAGCGGCTGATGAGCGCGGGAACGCGTTTTCATGCCAACGACAACATCGCGGCCTATCTGCGCGAAGGCGAGCTCGACGCGCTGCAACAGGAGGTCGCGGACAAGCTGCAAGGCGTATTGCGCTCGCTGGTCATCGATGTCGAGAACGATCACAACTCGCGAGACACGGCGCGCCGGGTCGCCAAGATGTTCGTGCGGGAAGTGTTCGCCGGCCGCTATGAAGCTGCGCCCGCCGTCACGGAGTTTCCCAATGTCGAGCGTTTGAACGAGCTGATGATCATCGGCCCGATCAGCGTGCGTAGCGCCTGCTCGCATCATCTGTGCCCGATCATGGGGCGCGTATGGATCGGCGTGTTGCCGGATGAAAACTCGAACCTGATCGGCCTGTCGAAATACGCGCGCCTGGTCAATTGGGTCATGGCACGGCCGCAGATCCAGGAAGAGGCGATTGCGCAGCTGGCCGACCTGCTCGAGACGCGGCTGGCGCCCGACGGGCTGGCAATCGTGCTCGAAGCAGACCATTTCTGCATGCACTGGCGCGGTGTCAAGGACGACAACGCGAAGATGGTCAATAGTGTGATGCGCGGCGCGTTCCAGCGCGATCCGGCGCTGCGCCGGGAATTTCTTTCTCTGCTGCCAAGGCGCGATCAGTAAGGGCAAGCGGGCCACGCATCCGAGCGTGGCCGCCGCGCGACGGCGCAAGTGTCGGTGCCATTGTGCGGGCACATGTCGCAATGCGGGGAAACGGCGGGGACACCTCTCGGCCTGCGGGATGGACGCGCCGCTGCACGTCATCCGCTATCAATGGTGCCAGTCGCCCCGATGGTGCCAGCCGCCGCCGAAACCGACGCCGAAAGTTACGGTCGGCGGGCCGTAATAGTAGTTATCGTAATAGTTGTAACCATACCCATAGGCGGGCCCCGGTGCGTAGTAACCGTAAGGCGGTGCAACCACGCAACCGGCAAGCAGCGCCGTCAAAGCCAAAGCCGTCAGCAATTTGATCATGATTACGCTCCAATTCGACGGTTGGACACGCCGTTCAGGTCTTGGTTGCGCACTCTGTGTGGACCCCGCGCCGGCGCATCAGATGCCGAACGTGGGGGCGACCCGGTCGACCGCTTCGGCGAGCGCGTCGGCGTGCAGCGGTCCGTCGGCAAACCGGTGGCGGGTGCGTTGGCCATGAACCATCAAGTCCATCCCGTAGCAGTCGATGCCAAGCAGCCGCACGTCGGGTCGCATATGCTGGACCGCGAGATTGACCAGGGCGGTTTCTTCACTGTGCGGCACCACCGGCAATGCTGCCCAGTCCTCACGTGATAACCAGCCCATGCGGCCGATGCCTTCGATCACTCGGGTCTGGAGCGGGTTGAGCCGCAGGAAAATGAAGTCCAGCACAAGCAGTTCCCGCGCACCCGGCTGATAGCGCAGATAGCGCTCCAGAAAATCGAGCGGCGGCTCGAAAGGCTCCACCTCGCCGGTGAGCGTCAGCCGCGGGGCCGCCTGAATGTCGGCTGTGCCCGGATGCGCAACGAACAGACTGGCACGTGGGTCGGCCAGCAAGTTCTTGGTGTGTTCGGCCAGCCTGCTGATGCACAGCACCGGACGATGATGCGCATCTGTCACGTAGGGCACGCCGGTGGCATACGGATAACCGGACAATGTGGCCGAATAGGTGGCCAGGGTGCCGTGGGGTGCTTCGTGCAATAAGGCAACGGCGTCTTCGATAGCGATGTTCACGGGAGTAGGGGCCGCTTGCTGCGGCGATTCTGCCGGAAATGACATATCACCACGGAATAACTCGCCGTGCAATCGTGCAATAGTGCATTTATGAGAGGGTGCGTCGGGTGCGGACGCGCACAACAAAAAGCCCCCACCGCTGGGGGTGGGGGCATCTCGTGCCGCGCTGGTGTCGCGTCAGGACCGGTCCAGGCCTGACGGGTTGTCGCGAATTCGCGGCAGGGGGGGGCATCAAGGTTGCGGGGAGATGCTGCCGGGTTCGATGCTGGCAACCGTCAGCGCGCCGTTTTGAGCAAGCGCGGCGGGTTGCGCTACTGCCATGGCGCGCGGATACACGATGTCGTTCTGCTCGAGCACGCCGGCCGCGCGGGCTTGCGCGAGTTCGGTCTTGACGGCTGCACGGGATTTGCCCGGGCCTTGTTCGATCGAGTGCGGGTACGCTGCGTCGCTCGACACCAGCAGGCCCTGGGTCCGCGCCTGTGCCAGTTCAGCCTTGACCTGGGCGCGGCTGAGCACCGAGGCCGCGGGGATGCCGGCCAGTTGCGAACCATCGGGGTAAGCGTCGCTGGCCATCGCCGAGCCGGCGGCACCGGCGAGCACAGTGGACAGCAAGGCGGCGGCCAAAAGATTGCGTTTCATGATCATTCTCCTGTCTATTCAAAAGGGGGCGATGTGTTTTCATCGTCGACAGGATCAGTCTATTGCGCCGCTCAGTGAGGAAAAACAGCCTCCGGCTCAATGGATCATTTCGTTTTTGGCAATAATGAGGCGGGGAGAGACTCAGGTGCTGGTATTTCCCGCGTCCTTGCGGGGTGGAGAGACCGAGTAGTTGTACCAGGCTCCGGCCGCCAGGCCGATCGCGGCCAGGTCGTCGGCCTCGAGTGCGGGCAGCGGCTCGCAGGCGGCGGCCATGCTGTCGTAATCGCCGGACTCAGTGGCCTCGGCGGCGTCGAGCAGCAGGCCCAGCTCGCCTTCGCGGTTGAGCACGGCGCGCCGTATGTTGGCGTCGATCGGCAGGCGCTGCACGACGTCGCTGGTGGCTTCGCCGTACAGCACATAGATCAGCGAGAGCACACCGGTGATGAAGGCGGTGTCGCTGAAGCGGCCATCGTTCGGCCGGATGCGGTTGGCGGCCAGTTCCATGAACCGCGCCCGCGTGCCGCACAGCTCGGCCAACGGATCGGCGCGCAGATTGAGTTGATTGCCTTCGACAAACAGCAGCATTTGCGCCCAGCGCGCGACCTGACGGGTGCCAATAACCAGAATCGCGGTGTGCAGCGATGAAATCGTTCGCGTCAGGCCAACGGCGCTCGAGTTGAGCAGGCGCAGCAGCTTGACGACCAGGTCCGGATGCGCCTTGAGTTCGGTTTCGATTTCGGCGATGCTCGGTTCGCCGCTGAGCAGCACCAGCAGCCGCAACAGGGCCGTGCGCGAGGCGTTGGTCTTGCGCGAGGACAGTACTTGGGGTTTGGCGAAGTAATAGCCCTGGAACATCTCGAAACCCATGCGCATGGCGATTTCATGGTCTTCCAGGGTTTCGATCTTTTCTGCCAGCAGCACCTTGCCGTGTTGCTTGACTACCTTGACGAGCGCCTCGATCTCGTCGCGAGGGCATTGCAGGAAGTCGATTTTGACGATGTCGATATACGGCAGAATTTCCTCGAAGCGTGGCGACAGGCGTGAAACATCGTCGAGGGCGCAACGAAAACCGAGCTTGCGCAACGCCTGGCAACGCTCGAGCAGCACCTGATCGAGTTCCACCGTTTCGAGGATTTCCAGCACGAAGCGCTCGGGCGGCAGCAGTTCGATGATGTCGGACATCAGCATCGTCCGGTCGACATTCACGTAGCCGGTGTGTCCGCCCAGCGCCGCATGGATGCCGACGTCGCCGAAGATGCGAGAAATCACATGCGCAGTCGCCTCGGCGTCATTCGTGACGACAGCAAAATTGGCCAGGCTGGAACGAAACAGCAACTCGAACGCGGTCAGTGCGCCACGGCAGTCCAGAATAGGCTGGCGCCCGAGGTAGACCTGCTCCTCGGGCACTCCGGTGTCATCGTCGGATATGGACGCGGCGGTGGCAGTGTTCGCCTTGGCGCGGCCCGATGAGCTAAAACGTTGCATCTGTCTATTAGGAAAAACCTTGCTATTGATAACTATGGCATGCCTGCAACGGCGCCAATGCGTCGGTCGGCCGTTCAAGCGCCGAGCCTCGCATCATAAGCCTATCGACCGCACGAGCATAATCCATTTTCATGGTAACGGGCGAAAAGCCGCATATGGTAAGCCTTTCGGACCGGCCAAGGGCGGCAAATCGTGCCGCTCGGAACGCACCGGCACTGGTTTTACGCCCGTTGGCCCTTGGCTTGACGCATAAAAACCCGAACATAACAGCGATATACCGGCCATGCAAATTTGCTAACATGCGTGGCAAAAAGCGCGGTTGTCACCGATTTTTACAATTCCCTGCTAAGCTTAGGAAATATGGGCATTTGCCCGTGCCGCAGGGTATGAAAAGCGAGTCTTTGATTGCCGCCGAAAAAGAGGGTGCCGCCACAGGCTGCATCGGCGCCTTGCGGTCAATATTTGAATTGCTGCGCTCAACGAGAATAGTAGTTGTCCACGAACTTACAAACTAGCGTAACCGGCGAGGCAGGAAATCCTGCGCGGGGCTCATCCATGGATAACGATCTAGATTACTCAATACTGTACGAATATTTCGGTACCAGTAGCCCGTATTGGCGCCTGGCCGGCGACAGTAACGCGCTGTCGCTCGAAGCACAGCGCGGCTCGACCAATCTGAGCATCGCGCTGAGCGCGGCGCAAGCGGGCGAGGTTCGGGGCATGACGGGCGTGACGTCTCACCGGGTGCTGGATGTCAGTATCGTCGGCGAGCCGTTGCGACTTCACCTGGTCGGCAGGAAGGTCAATCCCACCCAATGGGCGGGCACTGCCTCAGCTTACGACGACACGGTTTCGGTCGCGCGCGATTTGGTCCACGGGCTGTCTTTCGCCGAGCAGGTGGTCTCGGAGGTCAACTCGCTGGTGGTGATTCTGGATCGGCACGGTCGGGTGCAGCGCTTTAACCGGTTGTGCGAGGAAGTCACCGGCATGCGCGAGGAAGACGTGATCGGCAAGAGTGCCTTCGAACTGTTCATGTCGGCGGAGCAGGGACAGGCCTCGAGTCGCAATATCTCCAGCTTTTACAATTCTGGCGAGCCATACGAAGTCGAGCGGTATATCAATACCGTCAATGGCCCCAGGCTCTTTTTATTCCGCAACAAATTCGTCCAGAGCGGCAGCGGCGTCGACGAGCAGTTCCTGATTTGCTCGGGTACCGATATTACCGAGGAGCGCAACGCGCAGAGGCGCCTGTCGGAACTGGCCAATACCGATGGCCTGACGGGCCTGCCGAACCGCAACGCCATCCATGAAAAGATCAAGACGGCAATCGCCGCCCAGGCCGGCGAGAGCAACCGCGTTGGCATCCTGTTCCTCGACCTGGACAATTTCAAGAAGGTCAACGATCACTACGGCCATGTCGTCGGCGACCGTTTGATTCGCGACGTCGCAAGCCTGATCCAGAGCTGCCTCGGGGAAGGCGATACGCTGGCGCGCCTGGGCGGTGACGAGTTCGTGGTGGTGATCGAAAAATCCACGATCGAACTGCTCGAGGCGACAGCCCAACGCATTCTGGATCGTCTGCGCACGCCGTTCCACCTCGGGTTGATGGAAATCTACACCGGCTGCTCGATCGGCATCGCGCTCTACCCGGATCATGGCGACGGTCTCGAAAGCCTGATTCGCAGCGCCGACACGGCGATGTATGTCGCCAAGGATGCCGGCAAGCGCACCTATCGGGTGTTCTCGCCCGATATGAACAAAAAGGTGGCCGAGTACATGTGGCTCGACACCAACCTGCGCAAGGCGCTCGACGAGCAGCAGTTGGTGCTGTATTACCAGCCCGCGGTATCGCTTGCCACTGGCGTGGTGCATGGCGTCGAGGCCCTGATTCGCTGGAAGTCCCCCGAGCGCGGCCTGATTCCGCCGACCGAATTCATCCGCTACGCGGAAGAATCGGGCTTGATCGGACCGCTCGGGCGCTGGGTGATGCAAGCGGCGGCGAACCAGGCCATGCGCTGGAAGGCCAAGGGGCTCAATATCCGGATTTCGATCAACGTCTCGGCCCGCCAGTTGTGCGACACGGATATCGTGAATCACTTCAGCCATGCCCTCGATGTCGCCGGCCTGCAGCCTTGTCTGCTCGACCTCGAATTGACCGAGAGCTGCTTCATCGAAGACGAAGCCACGGCGATCGGGCTGATCAAGCGATTCCGCCAACTCGGCGCCAAGGTGCATCTGGACGACTTCGGCACCGGTTACTCGTCGCTGTCGCAACTGGCGCGCATTCCGCTGGACGTGATCAAGCTGGATCGCAGTTTCGTCTCCGGAATCGACACCAACACCAAATCTCAGGCGCTGGTGCGCTCGATGGCGGCGATTGCCCAGGAGTTGCGTTTCGCGGTGATTGCAGAGGGAGTCGAGACTCGCGCTGAAGCCGATTTTCTCAAGCAGGTCGGGGTCGATTATGCGCAGGGGTTCCTATACGGAAAACCGATGACAGCAGAGGAGTTCGAAGTTTGGCTGTCGGAGCAACGACGG
It contains:
- the pdeR gene encoding cyclic di-GMP phosphodiesterase, yielding MDNDLDYSILYEYFGTSSPYWRLAGDSNALSLEAQRGSTNLSIALSAAQAGEVRGMTGVTSHRVLDVSIVGEPLRLHLVGRKVNPTQWAGTASAYDDTVSVARDLVHGLSFAEQVVSEVNSLVVILDRHGRVQRFNRLCEEVTGMREEDVIGKSAFELFMSAEQGQASSRNISSFYNSGEPYEVERYINTVNGPRLFLFRNKFVQSGSGVDEQFLICSGTDITEERNAQRRLSELANTDGLTGLPNRNAIHEKIKTAIAAQAGESNRVGILFLDLDNFKKVNDHYGHVVGDRLIRDVASLIQSCLGEGDTLARLGGDEFVVVIEKSTIELLEATAQRILDRLRTPFHLGLMEIYTGCSIGIALYPDHGDGLESLIRSADTAMYVAKDAGKRTYRVFSPDMNKKVAEYMWLDTNLRKALDEQQLVLYYQPAVSLATGVVHGVEALIRWKSPERGLIPPTEFIRYAEESGLIGPLGRWVMQAAANQAMRWKAKGLNIRISINVSARQLCDTDIVNHFSHALDVAGLQPCLLDLELTESCFIEDEATAIGLIKRFRQLGAKVHLDDFGTGYSSLSQLARIPLDVIKLDRSFVSGIDTNTKSQALVRSMAAIAQELRFAVIAEGVETRAEADFLKQVGVDYAQGFLYGKPMTAEEFEVWLSEQRRLRLIA
- a CDS encoding EAL and HDOD domain-containing protein, whose translation is MQRFSSSGRAKANTATAASISDDDTGVPEEQVYLGRQPILDCRGALTAFELLFRSSLANFAVVTNDAEATAHVISRIFGDVGIHAALGGHTGYVNVDRTMLMSDIIELLPPERFVLEILETVELDQVLLERCQALRKLGFRCALDDVSRLSPRFEEILPYIDIVKIDFLQCPRDEIEALVKVVKQHGKVLLAEKIETLEDHEIAMRMGFEMFQGYYFAKPQVLSSRKTNASRTALLRLLVLLSGEPSIAEIETELKAHPDLVVKLLRLLNSSAVGLTRTISSLHTAILVIGTRQVARWAQMLLFVEGNQLNLRADPLAELCGTRARFMELAANRIRPNDGRFSDTAFITGVLSLIYVLYGEATSDVVQRLPIDANIRRAVLNREGELGLLLDAAEATESGDYDSMAAACEPLPALEADDLAAIGLAAGAWYNYSVSPPRKDAGNTST